CTACGCCCGCGTCGCGCCGATCCTCCGCGCGATCGCCGCGAAGACGGACGACGGCGAGCCGTGCGCCGCGCACCTCGGGCCGGACGGCGCGGGGCACTACGTGAAGATGGTGCACAACGGCATCGAGTACGCCGACATGCAGCTCCTGGCCGAAGCGTACGCGCTGCTGAGCGACGGGCTCGGCTTCGCCGCCGACGGCCTCGAGGGGGTGCTGCGCGGGTGGCGCGGCGGCCCGCTGGAGGGCTTCCTGCTCGACGTGACGATCGACGTCCTCGCCGCCCGCGACCCCGACGGCACCCCCACCCTCGACGACGTCCTCGACGCCGCGGGGCAGAAGGGCACCGGGCGCTGGACGATCCAAAGCGCCCTCGACCTGGGCGTGAACGCCTCGGTCCTCGCCGCCGCCGTCGACGCCCGCGCCCTCTCCGCCGACGTCGCGGGACGCGCCCGCGCCGCCGCGGTCCTCCCCGGCCCCCCCGCACCCGACGCCGCCGACGCCCGGAGCGAGACCGAGAGCGGGGCCGACGACGCCGCGGCGGTCGCGGCCGACCTGCACGACGCGCTGCACCTGGCCAAGGCGGTCGCCTACGCCCAAGGGTTCGCGCTGCTGCGCGCCGCCAGCGACGCGCACGGCTGGGCCCTCGACCTCGGCCGCGCCGCGGCGTCGTGGCGGGCCGGCTGCATCCTACGGGGCGCGAGCGTCGAGGCGACCGTCGCCGCCTACCGGCACGACCCCGACACGCCGGACCTGCTGCTCGCGCCGTCGTTCGCCGCCGCCGCGGACGCCCACCCCGCGCTGCGCCGCACCGTGGCGCGCGCCGCCGGCCTCGGCGTCGCAGCACCGGCCCTCAGCGCCGCCCTCGCGCACTACGACGGCCGCCGCACCGCCCGCGGGCCGGCGGCGCTGATCCAAGCGCAACGCGACGCCTTCGGCGGGCACGGCTTCGTCC
This genomic stretch from Trueperaceae bacterium harbors:
- the gndA gene encoding NADP-dependent phosphogluconate dehydrogenase, with the protein product MPDAVPGPAALGLIGLGVMGRNLAHNLADHGYAVAIHDRDPDAVRSLAGARDAFHAAPDPAALLAAVEAPRTLLLMVPAGDPVDALIAALEPHLAAGDVLLDGGNSHYADTRRREAHLAERGVAWLGMGVSGGADGARHGPALMPGGDADAYARVAPILRAIAAKTDDGEPCAAHLGPDGAGHYVKMVHNGIEYADMQLLAEAYALLSDGLGFAADGLEGVLRGWRGGPLEGFLLDVTIDVLAARDPDGTPTLDDVLDAAGQKGTGRWTIQSALDLGVNASVLAAAVDARALSADVAGRARAAAVLPGPPAPDAADARSETESGADDAAAVAADLHDALHLAKAVAYAQGFALLRAASDAHGWALDLGRAAASWRAGCILRGASVEATVAAYRHDPDTPDLLLAPSFAAAADAHPALRRTVARAAGLGVAAPALSAALAHYDGRRTARGPAALIQAQRDAFGGHGFVRRSDEGGPLAHADGRGPEEA